A window from Rhea pennata isolate bPtePen1 chromosome 1, bPtePen1.pri, whole genome shotgun sequence encodes these proteins:
- the RIBC2 gene encoding RIB43A-like with coiled-coils protein 2 yields the protein MHKLGLQRDLQEAAALERRRQRELQRQSRIFNVRGRTIGVDKDALDTQIKERKIQEATEKAQNENLANEMKQNDKIMCMLEERQKNDIRNINKAIGEFRKNFQKPETRREFDLSDPEALKKDTPARLSDSDPRCTVSGLQKFMGEDLNYAQRMIFQKEQLREWSLQQQRDWKNALADKKFSDDLYEKNRIELDRKSMELQRIDEEMRRAVCAATKDFNRAQAAEIAERKKLEKYQTMKDDMAEISSLLQGDLLSENSEQASSSFGRRCVMTDRWKGMNRDQLMAIRYSQQQQILEKRRLKEEEHQRNAEWDRQCIQASRAQLLLERHQRRQNQECRRAVDGVNAVLSQEQKSKNMYLKEEAYSNFPTAQYYAQFNTTSR from the exons ATGCACAAGCTGGGGCTGCAGCGAGACCTGCAAGAGGCGGCTGCCCTGGAGCGGCGGCGACAGCGGGAGCTGCAGCGGCAGAGCCGCATCTTCAACGTCCGCGGCCGGACCATTGGG gtTGATAAAGATGCTTTGGATACCCAGatcaaggaaaggaaaattcaagaagcaactgaaaaagcacaaaatgaaaatcttg CtaatgaaatgaagcaaaatgacAAGATCATGTGTATGTTAGAAGAACGACAGAAAAATGAtatcagaaatataaataagGCTATCGGTGAATTTCGGAAGAATTTTCAGAAGCCAGAAACAAGACGTGAATTTGACCTGTCTGATCCCGAAGCCCTAAAGAAGGATACGCCTGCTCGACTTTCAGACAGTGATCCTCGATGTACTGTGTCTGGCTTGCAGAAGTTCATGGGTGAAGATTTAAACTATGCTCAGAGGATGATATTTCAAAAGGAGCAATTAAGGGAATGGTCTCTTCAGCAGCAGAGGGACTGGAAGAATGCATTAGCTGATAAAAAATTTTCAG ATGATCTCTATGAGAAGAATAGGATTGAACTTGACCGAAAGTCTATGGAACTACAAAGAATAGATGAAGAAATGAGACGTGCTGTTTGTGCAGCTACTAAGGATTTTAATAGAGCCCAG GCTGCTGAAATAGCTGAGagaaaaaagctagaaaagtATCAAACAATGAAAGATGATATGGCTGAAATTTCCAGCCTCCTTCAAGGAGACTTACTCTCTGAAAACTCAGAACAAGCATCTAGTTCCTTTGGTAGACGTTGTGTGATGACAGATCGATGGAAGGGAATGAATCGGGATCAGCTGATGGCAATCCGTTACTCTCAACAGCAACAAATTCTGGAGAAACGG AGACTAAAGGAAGAAGAACACCAAAGAAATGCCGAGTGGGACAGGCAATGTATACAGGCTAGCAGAGCGCAGTTGCTTTTAGAGCGACATCAACGACGACAGAATCAAGAATGCCGCCGAGCTGTAGATGGTGTAAATGCAGTGCTCTCCCAGGAGCAGAAATCAAA GAACATGTATCTTAAAGAAGAAGCATATTCAAATTTTCCAACAGCCCAATATTATGCACAGTTTAATACAACCAGCCGATGA